The region CTCAAGCCACCTCCGTGCCTCTCTTCCTTTATTGTGTCCCCggcccccagctccccacagGCTGGGACACAGGCCCGGGTCTTCTCCAGTGTAGCCTTCAGGGCCCACAGAGCCCACAGAACCCAGGGAGAGCAGCAAAGACCTTCCTGGACAAGGGAGTCCCCACCCCCTCAAACACATGGGATTCAGAAGCCCTTTGGGGCTGGTGGGCAGAAGACCCAGCCTCAATCTTTCTTGCTTCTGTGCCGCTGACTGTGGAATTTCTGGTGCACGACCCGCAGGGTGGTGAAGAAATTGCCaaggaagaggatgaggaagggGAAGCCACACATGAGTACCTGGGGGAGGAAGCAGGGTTAGgatgggctgaatccagccctcccaGCATCCCTTCCAGGGCCCCGGCTCACCTGCCACTCCCTGCACTCGGGATCCCGGGCCAAGTTGAACAGCGTCAGCGCGTTATAAAGCTGCCAGAACTGGGAGGGAGGGGTTCTCACATAGAACGCGGCCCCTGCGTCTGCCAGAGCAGGGGCTGGACGGCCTGATGGATGGGGACACACACACTTACATgtccaaagaaaagaaagggcagcAGGAAGGTGAGGCCCCGCCACATCCAGGACTGGAAGCCCTCTGTgaaggagaaggagcagggcACCGAATAACCAGAGTGGGGAGAAAGACACCATTACCCAGACACAGGTTGAGAGGAAAGGACTTCCCCCTTCCATCTCCCTGGCCAGGACCCAGGGCGGAAGACCACGCCTGACCTACCCACAGTGAGATCCATGGTGTGCCTCTCGCCCAGGGCCCGCAGGCGGTACAGGCAGCCACTCTGGTAGTAATACTGGAGGAACTGCACAAAGCCTGGGGGGTTGGGGTATCAGGACTGGGCTGGagccccaagtccttccctggcccctcccccccgccccgggcaAGTCCTGAGCTGAGCAGGGACCTCTGAGACACTCACTCTGGTACATGGAGAAGGACAGGAATTGGTTCCGGAACTTCTGATACATGAGGCCGTCGGGCCTACGGCAGaaagtggaggggtggggagctgggggatgCCAACTCTCCCAGTCCCGGCCCCCCACCGAGGCCCTGGGAACCAAGCTGCCCCACTCACCACGTCAGCATGACTCCCGACAGGAACGTGGACACGTAGTGATGGAACACCCACCAGCCTTTGATCCTGTACGGGAAGCTGCTGTCACTCCCTTAGCCCCCAGGATTGGTGCTTGGGGCCAGGGAGCTATTTGAGGTGGGAAGAAATCAGCACCCCAGCCCAGTTCCTGCTTCTCGCAGGGCCACggcacccccccaccaccacttcctaGGGTGGCTCCagtaccctcccccaccccccaggagctGGAGTTAGGCCCTTGCCCACCTGGAGCCATTGTTGATGAGGATGCTCTCTCGGATGGTCAGGGTGCAGTAATACCACACCAGCAGGAAGTTAAAGACGGAGTCTGTCACCCTGCAGAGGGGGACACAAGGTGGGTGCTAGTGGAGCTGGGAGAAAACAAGCATCCGGCCCTGAGCAGCAGGACACCCACCTGGAGTTGAGGAGGAAGCGGCAGGTGAAGgagatgaggatgaggatgatggTGAGGTAGAGCTTGAACTTCTCATACTCATCTTTGTAGGCAAACCTGGGGAGGGCAATACCCATGCGACAGGCTGGGGTGCTGGCGGGACCCGCCCTCACCTCCGCCTGAGGATGGGGGGGCCTGCTGCAGACACGCTTCCTGTGTGGTGTGCGGCCAGCGTGGGGGAGTAGCCCCTGACCCCCAAGGCTCAGGGAcagctggggcggggaggggggacgACTGGGAGCCAGCCCACGACAACCAATTACTTAGCCTGCTTGCTCAGGAGTGTCACGTTGACGTTGCCCAGAACCAGGCTCAAGTACAACCTAGGGAAGGGGGGACACGGGGTGAGAAGGGGTCCCGACCCAGAGGGAAGCTAAGGGCCCAGAGC is a window of Desmodus rotundus isolate HL8 chromosome 1, HLdesRot8A.1, whole genome shotgun sequence DNA encoding:
- the TMEM120A gene encoding ion channel TACAN isoform X1; its protein translation is MPPTPPGPLGDCLRDWEELQQDFQSIQETHRLYRLKLEELTKLQNNCTSCITRQKKQLQQLAFILKKCRPSLPGEVKEAAKELESQIKERQGLFFDMEAYLPKKNGLYLSLVLGNVNVTLLSKQAKFAYKDEYEKFKLYLTIILILISFTCRFLLNSRVTDSVFNFLLVWYYCTLTIRESILINNGSRIKGWWVFHHYVSTFLSGVMLTWPDGLMYQKFRNQFLSFSMYQSFVQFLQYYYQSGCLYRLRALGERHTMDLTVEGFQSWMWRGLTFLLPFLFFGHFWQLYNALTLFNLARDPECREWQVLMCGFPFLILFLGNFFTTLRVVHQKFHSQRHRSKKD
- the TMEM120A gene encoding ion channel TACAN isoform X2 gives rise to the protein MPPTPPGPLGDCLRDWEELQQDFQSIQETHRLYRLKLEELTKLQNNCTSCITRQKKQLQQLAFILKKCRPSLPGEVKEAAKELESQIKERQGLFFDMEAYLPKKNGLYLSLVLGNVNVTLLSKQAKFAYKDEYEKFKLYLTIILILISFTCRFLLNSRVTDSVFNFLLVWYYCTLTIRESILINNGSRIKGWWVFHHYVSTFLSGVMLTWPDGLMYQKFRNQFLSFSMYQSFVQFLQYYYQSGCLYRLRALGERHTMDLTVGRPAPALADAGAAFYVRTPPSQFWQLYNALTLFNLARDPECREWQVLMCGFPFLILFLGNFFTTLRVVHQKFHSQRHRSKKD